The DNA window ATTCCAATCGCCATAAATGTTCCAAAGGTGCCGCCACTTTGCATCATGGTCTTTCCAATGCCACTTATGAGTTCTCGTCCTCTCATTCCAaccctgaaagaaaaaaagcGCCATTTATCAATGCAGAAGTGATGTACCCAAATGCATAACGGTTACTTCTAGCTCTCCATGTAATGAAAGAACAATTTAGATTAATAACATTATAACCTAAGCCGCTAACATGATCTCAAATTGTCAAGGCAACTTTAATGCATTCCTGAGGAATTATGTAAAATGACCATTTCCCAAGAATGCCAATTTCTTGAAAGCAAAGCTGATCATTTGGTTTCAGACTTTGCAGCAATTAGATTGTCATCTCCTCCTattgtgatactttccccacctcctagattgtaagctcttctgggcagggtcctctcctcttgtgtcactctgtttctgtctgtcttttgcaacccatgttggcgctaaataaatcctgtttattaatataataaagtctGAGCTGCATCCTGTTTTGGGTCTGGGGTTcagtgagtataaaaaaaaaaagaaaaacaaaggagTACCAACTGGGTCAAAAAaggcagcttacataatctctcaATATAGGGCCtctataaaacaagaaatatgatCGCTGCCAGTTTTGGTATTTGGAACTCTGATTTCACTGAAATACCATTCTGAAGCCTATCAAAAGTCACTGACTTTAGAGCAGCATTTTTAACATGGNNNNNNNNNNNNNNNNNNNNNNNNNNNNNNNNNNNNNNNNNNNNNNNNNNNNNNNNNNNNNNNNNNNNNNNNNNNNNNNNNNNNNNNNNNNNNNNNNNNNNNNNNNNNNNNNNNNNNNNNNNNNNNNNNNNNNNNNNNNNNNNNNNNNNNNNNNNNNNNNNNNNNNNNNNNNNNNNNNNNNNNNNNNNNNNNNNNNNNNNNNNNNNNNNNNNNNNNNNNNNNNNNNNNNNNNNNNNNNNNNNNNNNNNNNNNNNNNNNNNNNNNNNNNNNNNNNNNNNNNNNNNNNNNNNNNNNNNNNNNNNNNNNNNNNNNNNNNNNNNNNNNNNNNNNNNNNNNNNNNNNNNNNNNNNNNNNNNNNNNNNNNNNNNNNNNNNNNNNNNNNNNNNNNNNNNNNNNNNNNNNNNNNNNNNNNNNNNNNNNNNNNNNNNNNNNNNNNNNNNNNNNNNNNNNNNNNNNNNNNNNNNNNNNNNNNNNNNNNNNNNNNNNNNNNNNNNNNNNNNNNNNNNNNNNNNNNNNNNNNNNNNNNNNNNNNNNNNNNNNNNNNNNNNNNNNNNNNNNNNNNNNNNNNNNNNNNNNNNNNNNNNNNNNNNNNNNNNNNNNNNNNNNNNNNNNNNNNNNNNNNNNNNNNNNNNNNNNNNNNNNNNNNNNNNNNNNNNNNNNNNNNNNNNNNNNNNNNNNNNNNNNNNNNNNNNNNNNNNNNNNNNNNNNNNNNNNNNNNNNNNNNNNNNNNNNNNNNNNNNNNNNNNNNNNNNNNNNNNNNNNNNNNNNNNNNNNNNNNNNNNNNNNNNNNNNNNNNNNNNNNNNNNNNNNNNNNNNNNNNNNNNNNNNNNNNNNNNNNNNNNNNNNNNNNNNNNNNNNNNNNNNNNNNNNNNNNNNNNNNNNNNNNNNNNNNNNNNNNNNNNNNNNNNNNNNNNNNNNNNNNNNNNNNNNNNNNNNNNNNNNNNNNNNNNNNNNNNNNNNNNNNNNNNNNNNNNNNNNNNNNNNNNNNNNNNNNNNNNNNNNNNNNNNNNNNNNNNNNNNNNNNNNNNNNNNNNNNNNNNNNNNNNNNNNNNNNNNNNNNNNNNNNNNNNNNNNNNNNNNNNNNNNNNNNNNNNNNNNNNNNNNNNNNNNNNNNNNNNNNNNNNNNNNNNNNNNNNNNNNNNNNNNNNNNNNNNNNNNNNNNNNNNNNNNNNNNNNNNNNNNNNNNNNNNNNNNNNNNNNNNNNNNNNNNNNNNNNNNNNNNNNNNNNNNNNNNNNNNNNNNNNNNNNNNNNNNNNNNNNNNNNNNNNNNNNNNNNNNNNNNNNNNNNNNNNNNNNNNNNNNNNNNNNNNNNNNNNNNNNNNNNNNNNNNNNNNNNNNNNNNNNNNNNNNNNNNNNNNNNNNNNNNNNNNNNNNNNNNNNNNNNNNNNNNNNNNNNNNNNNNNNNNNNNNNNNNNNNNNNNNNNNNNNNNNNNNNNNNNNNNNNNNNNNNNNNNNNNNNNNNNNNNNNNNNNNNNNNNNNNNNNNNNNNNNNNNNNNNNNNNNNNNNNNNNNNNNNNNNNNNNNNNNNNNNNNNNNNNNNNNNNNNNNNNNNNNNNNNNNNNNNNNNNNNNNNNNNNNNNNNNNNNNNNNNNNNNNNNNNNNNNNNNNNNNNNNNNNNNNNNNNNNNNNNNNNNNNNNNNNNNNNNNNNNNNNNNNNNNNNNNNNNNNNNNNNNNNNNNNNNNNNNNNNNNNNNNNNNNNNNNNNNNNNNNNNNNNNNNNNNNNNNNNNNNNNNNNNNNNNNNNNNNNNNNNNNNNNNNNNNNNNNNNNNNNNNNNNNNNNNNNNNNNNNNNNNNNNNNNNNNNNNNNNNNNNNNNNNNNNNNNNNNNNNNNNNNNNNNNNNNNNNNNNgaccatagctcacagtacatcagtgtggtggtcagtgggaagaatgcttcctacattgctgacccgtggaaagaatgtcatccttactgatagccaaaagaTCACTGATATTGGtcagtgacctgagaggcacaaattgtccAGCACTACCTCCTGAAAATTTACCACCCTCTTGTACCGTGTTTGTTGCCAGTTTGTTGCTGCTGTGCAATCCAAggtaatatttgctttttgtggACTTTCATTTCAGAAAGAAATGTCTGGATAGGTTTTGTTTGCTTACCTTAAACAGGAGAAAGTGCCAAAGAGAGCGCCGGCTGCCATGCCCACTGTGCATCCCATCATGAAACCCATCTTTATTTTATCAAAGCATCCGGGCTGTGACTGCCCATAAGGTCCACCGACTGTAACCGGCATCTGTAAGAACAAAGTCTGGTAATAGGATTGTGCAGCAAGGGGACTCCCAAACAGATCCCCCATTATGAAACCCTTCAGTGTTGTCTGAAACCACCGGGGCTGATGGGAGAATCTTTATCTGTGTGAACATCCACTTTCTTTATaaagtcatgtaaaaataaagttctgTTTAGTGGGAAATACCCAAATATGTGCGGATTGTTTTCATATGATAAGATGGCTGATGTGCAGATTGTTTTTGTACGATCGGATGGCTGATGTGCGGATTCTTTTTGTATGATCGGATGGCTGATGTGCAGATTGTTGTTTATAAGATCGGATGGCTGATGTGAACATTCACTCAATTTAGGTGGAGATTCTAATTTCCTAGTAAATCAATTTAATGTGACAAAAAAAACCTATAGAAAAGGGTAAAGGTTTATCCTTAAATACAAACAATGGGAACATAATGAATACTTATACACACCACCAACCCCTTGCTCCATACAAACACCACCCGCCCTCTTCTCCAGCATTTCCATGCATCAAAGCCGTGACCTGCTGCAAGGTTTACGTTCTAGGGGTGTAATCTACCCCAACTTCTTTCCGTGACCAACCCCCTGCTTGTGAAGTAGGTCAGTTCTTTCCCCCTAAAAACCCACAGGGCATCTGATATCTAACATATCACATAATGTGGTTAGGGTCTGTGTCCCCAATGGGGGAACATTACACTTCCTGTAGAGACAATATTTGCTTTGCATTATTAACGTGCATTTTCCTGACCTTCAATGATGACACTCAAACATATtgatattaaacaggattcatatagcgccaacatattacgcagcgctgtatattaaataggggttgcaaatgacagacagatacagactgacacaggaggaggagaggacccagccccggAGAGCTTCAGGATCTACACTACATAATAAATGTTATCCACTCAGGAAAGGACCTGAAGTCATTCTAACTCTAAGTCTTCTAATTTCCAGAAGGTGTTCTAGGGTCCTAGAGAGAAGATCTGGGGGTCATTGGAATTATTTGGTATTTCAGAGCAGCTGTGTTCACAGCTAGCTGGATTTCTGGCACATCAATTGGTGCATTTTGTACGTGtcgtgttattaaaaaaaacgtGATTGTGTTGCAGATCTGTACAGTTCTGCAGTTCATGTATTGtggatgcattaaaaaaatactttaatgaaaCTTTTaacttctccctgtgtttgcatgtttttcctCCCGCATTcaaaaaaccatgcagttaggttaagggGCTTCTTCCCAAATTGTCCTTACACTGTATTAGGGACATATGACTGAtatagggacataagattgtgagccccttagtgggatagatagtgacatgactatggactttgtacagcgctgcacaaaatTTATAAGATAATAATCTTTTGCGTCAAATCAAATTTACCTTACATTTGTAATGTATATACACTGTACCTAAACAAAGGTTGTTCatacagaaagtgaggggaattaAACCCTGGGGTGACATTTAATGTAACAGCGACTTTGACTACATGGTTTTGGGTGAAGCTTTTAAAAGGACCTCCCCCCTCCACATTGTGTCAGGTTGTTTTGACTGACATTACTACACCAGATTGTGAGGTTGCAGATTCAAATTCTTCATACCGGAGTACCATGCCTGCAGCCAAAGCATCTCACCCACCCATAGGTGATGAATAGGGGGGCATATTAGAgctaatttcagacctgcagtggtcTTCTGGGGGTTTAACTTCTCCCATTCAAAGAATGAAAGCAGTtgggactttttcttttttgctgtggTAGATCACAGTGCGATTcagcacggtggttcagtggttagcactctggcctttgcagtgctaggtcccaggttgaaatctcagccagggctctgcatggagtttgcaggttctccccgtgtctgcatgggtttcttccgggtattccagttttctcccacattccaaaaacatgtagttaggttagttggcttccccccaaaaaattgatcttagactgtattattgacatatgactatggtagggacattagattctgagcccctttgagggacagctagtgacatgactatggactttgtactgcgctttgtaatatgtcggcactatataccGTGTAATATTTAATAACTCAAATACGATGTCATGTTTGGCCTCCGATTACAACCTGGAGATCTGCACTGCCCGCTGTGTGATTGACCTCTGTGTGCCCAGGAGCGGTCAGCCAGAAGTCTCACACCAAAGGGCCTCAAGAATCAGTGGGGCCACCCTGGAGTTTTTATTATCTCACCGGCCACCTGAACCTAACTTCTTGGCAAAAGGAGCATCCATGGAGAGAAGTAAAAAAGCTTTTCTTATAATCAGTGTCCCCGCTGCCAGGATTCATCTTCTCTACTTATCTTGGTGTCTACATTCACTAAAACTAGGATCAAACATTTCATAGTTGTCATCAAGCCAGGGAATGTTCTAATGAGATCAATCCAACTTCCTGAAGGATTTCTTTTGGAACTTTACctgttatttgtttttatctaaaataatgttttaagaaGATTCAatctaaaaaattgcaaaatcacTAATTaattcaaatctaaaaaaatagttCTGGCTTTGGTTAGAATTGATTTCTGAGAAAGGTGTGAGATAAGGAGGTCTGACATGTTTGTTCCAGGCCCTGAGGCAGCTGGTATGGTCAGCCCAGGGCCAGCAATGGCTGCATCTGTGGGTTCTCCTTCATAGGAGTGTTAGTAATAACCGCTGATGTGCTCAGAAATCCTGAACCCCCATACACACCCCGCCCTGTGTCCCCCAGGCCCCGTCCTCACCTCTGCAGACCAACTTGTGTGTGCCCGTCCTGCGACCCTGCGATCACCTGTCTGTTCTGCTCCGCAGCTTACTGATGACGTATCCAGCGGCCCCCGCCCACCCCGGAAGTGTCCGCAGATTCCCCGCCCACCCCCTTACGGCCCAGTTACACAACCAGCGAGGTTTCCCAGGGACGCGATGCTGTGCAGGGCGGCGATCAGGAGCTTGCTGGCGGCCGGGGGATGCGGGAGAGTCCCGGTCGCCTGGGCTAGTCGTGTGGACAGGACAGGTACTCAGACTAGGCCTCAGCCTGAGGGAATGTTGGGGTCTGGTGCAAGGTGGGCTGACAGAGGGTCATTCCAGCACACTGACAGCCCGGCTGTATGTGACAGCTCCAGGGACTGGGCCAGGGGAAATGTCCCCGGGATCCAACCCTGCCTgcagcttgtttttttacaattcagtGTGGTCACGTGATACAATGCCATggcatttatataataattacacaaGTAGTAAAGTGCCCCTCCCCTTTTCTCTCCATCTGCCCCAAATTCCCCCACATTCTAAGTTACTCTTCtcatttgccccccccccttaccACCCCATTGCCCCTGCTGCTATCGTCTGTCTCTCTATAGCTGCCCCCATCTTGCCCTCGTTTGCCCCGCTTCCCTATTGCCCCCCATTCCTCTCCTCAGCAGCTACCTTTTTTCTTCTTGGCTCCAATCTCCTACACTTCTCCCCCATTCATCGCTTCAGCTGCCACTATCCTTGCCTGCTTGGCTGACAACCACCCCCAATTGCCCTTCACATTTGCCCCTTCTTGGCTGACCCCCTTTTTCCTCCTTGGCTGCCCTCAATTGTTCACTTTAACCAACTTTCACTAACTTCCTCTCCTTGGTTGCCCCCCACAGTGGGTGAACGGCCCTCcttacatggggggggggggggtcatggaTAGAAGGAACCTCCTTACACTGGGGGTCATTGGCTCTCCTTAAAATGGGAGAAGGAGAAGGGCCCCTCTTTACATTGGTGGAAGGTGCCCTCTTTACATTAGGGGTCATGAGGAGAAGGAGCCCTCTTTATATCGGGGGGTCATTGGGTGAAGGGCCCCCTTTACATTGGGGATCATGGGAGAAGGGGCCCTCTTTACATTGTGTGTCATTGGGTGAAGAGCCCCCTTTACATTGGGGATCATGGGAGAAGGGGCCCTCTTTACATTGTGTGTCATTGGGTGAAGGGCCCTCCTTACATTGTGGGTCATTGGGTGAAGAGCCCCCTTTACATTGGGGGTCATGGGTAGAAGGGCCCTCTTTATATTGGGGGTTAGTGAGAGAAGAAGCCCTCGTTACATTGGGGGTCATGGGGAGAAGGGCCCTCTTTACATTGGAGCGCATGGGGAGAAGAAGCCCTTTTCACAATGGGGGGCATGGGGAGAAGGGCCCTCTTTAAATTGGGGGCTATTGAGAGAAGAAGCCCTCTTTACATTGGGGGTCATTGGGTGAAGGGCCCTCTTTACATTGGGGGTAGGGGCCCTCCATACATAGTCTTATCATTGGGTGAAGTGATAAATCGCTTCCTCTGTGTCCCGGCCATTTCTTCTCTCAGATTTCCTTTACATAAGGGCAATAAATGAGCTGCTGAATATAAATCGGGCCGGGCTGGGCGTCACCATGAACATTGCATAACCTGCAGCATTGTGCTGAGTAGAATCATTTGACTGATTTTGTTTTCCAGCAGACTGGCGTGATAGAAAGCTGGCAGAGGAGCCCGAGCTCAGACCGCTGTACATGGATGTTCAAGCCACAACCCCAATGGTGTGTTGTTCTATACCTCATCCCGCTGAATACACCCGGACATTGGGATCATAAATACCCCCTTATCCTGGCAAGAATCCTATTGCATGTTATGATCTGATTTTGTTTTGTCTGACCTTGAAGGTGAAAAATTGCAGCCCAGAAACAAAACTATAGTTCAGGGTTTTGATAACTACAAGATATaatttaagagaacctgtcaccgaGTGTCCAGACCTTTTCAAAGCCAACAATAAGACCTCCAAAACCCCGACATTGTTAGTTCCACATATCCATCAGGGTAATCCTCAGAGCCAACATCAAGGCCAATCTCATTCTGGGgtctttttattacatatttgtacTTTTCTTTACTTGACCCTGCCACCAAAAATATATTAGATGatctaataataaatgtttctgcACCACTTACACCAAAGGTTCActcatttttataatttgattcattaaaaaaatgtgtaaatcttgtgtgaaaatatttgtaataatattgatCCTCCGGTGTGGATTTCC is part of the Pyxicephalus adspersus chromosome 3, UCB_Pads_2.0, whole genome shotgun sequence genome and encodes:
- the ROMO1 gene encoding reactive oxygen species modulator 1, yielding MPVTVGGPYGQSQPGCFDKIKMGFMMGCTVGMAAGALFGTFSCLRVGMRGRELISGIGKTMMQSGGTFGTFMAIGMGIRC